A single region of the Vicia villosa cultivar HV-30 ecotype Madison, WI linkage group LG4, Vvil1.0, whole genome shotgun sequence genome encodes:
- the LOC131597131 gene encoding uncharacterized protein LOC131597131 translates to MEKFSNFIEMLEVVDLPVLGNKFTRINCSGKAKSIIDRILLSEGIINLWKIVAQVTGNIDISDHRPVWVKARYVDWGPKPFRVFNCWYDHPEFVEFVKQEWNSKHVQGSGAFVLKEKLKHLRDRLRWWNQRVFGWLDVKIKDDVDELNAIEEENMFISTQLNQYVCEKRRQVQHSIWKNLHYKESMLKHKEREIKSEVKRHYEGRFKRLVRPRPKLQGLEFNRLSREDIALLSEEFSREEIKETEFNCEGDRSPGPDGFNVAFIKKCWDVVGKDIARCVQDFHRKASLPRALAASFIALIPKFDHPQGLEEYIPICLIGSIYKIISKLLEARLGKVIGKLTSKSQTTFLQGRQILDGVLVTNEIVDLANRSKKSCLLFKVDFAQAYDCVDWMFLKEMLLKMGFGHRWIKWMDAGVFNSNMSILVNESPSREFQAQRGLRQGDPLSPFLFTIVSEGLTGLVRQAIRGGVYSGFKISEDVSYGNSQTIQCWWGMGASQFLCCKIDSIPFMFLGITVGGNPRRLSFWNPIFDNMRAKLSPWIGRAKKGVDWISWSTVCMRKEDGWLGVKDMEKFNKASLTKWLWRFLKEEGAIWQGILEERYSLLYKRLLFKKLSGRHSLESIWWRDLMNIGDSSSAVGFTRNISIRIGDGSKVPFWSRRWLGRNALSCEFPNLFQVLDCEVKSVKEMGEWVNNQWKWRIVECESNLTQAELEEWGELR, encoded by the exons ATGGAGAAGTTTTCAAACTTTATAGAAATGCTTGAGGTGGTGGATCTACCGGTGTTAGGGAACAAATTCACACGGATAAATTGCAGCGGTAAAGCGAAGAGCATAATTGATAGAATCTTGCTTTCGGAAGGGATTATCAATCTGTGGAAGATCGTGGCTCAGGTGACGGGGAACATAGACATCTCAGACCATAGGCCTGTGTGGGTGAAAGCTAGATATGTGGACTGGGGACCGAAACCATTCAGAGTGTTTAACTGTTGGTATGATCATCCGGAATTTGTAGAGTTTGTGAAGCAGGAATGGAATTCGAAGCACGTTCAAGGGAGCGGTGCATTTGTTCTAAAAGAAAAGCTGAAACATCTTAGGGATAGATTGAGATGGTGGAATCAAAGAGTATTTGGGTGGCTGGATGTGAAGATAAAGGATGATGTAGACGAATTAAATGCAATAGAAGAGGAAAACATGTTCATTTCAACTCAGTTGAACCAATATGTGTGCGAGAAAAGGAGACAAGTTCAGCACAGTATATGGAAAAATCTCCACTACAAAGAGAGTATGCTGAAACACAAGGAAAGG GAGATAAAAAGTGAGGTGAAGAGGCATTATGAAGGGAGATTCAAGAGGCTGGTTAGACCAAGACCGAAATTGCAAGGGCTGGAGTTTAATAGGCTCTCAAGGGAAGATATAGCACTATTATCGGAGGAATTCTCAAGGGAGGAAATTAAAGAGACTGAGTTCAATTGCGAAGGGGACAGAAGTCCAGGGCCAGACGGTTTTAATGTTGCTTTCATCAAAAAATGCTGGGACGTGGTGGGGAAAGATATAGCGAGGTGTGTTCAAGACTTCCATAGAAAAGCTTCTCTTCCAAGGGCATTAGCAGCTTCGTTCATTGCTCTAATTCCCAAATTTGATCATCCTCAAGGATTAGAGGAATATATACCTATCTGTTTGATTGGTAGCATATACAAAATAATATCCAAGCTCCTAGAAGCAAGATTAGGGAAAGTCATTGGCAAGTTGACATCAAAGTCTCAAACAACTTTCTTACAAGGTCGTCAGATCTTAGATGGTGTGTTAGTTACCAATGAGATTGTAGATTTGGCAAACAGATCAAAGAAGAGCTGTCTGTTGTTTAAAGTAGATTTCGCCCAAGCCTATGATTGTGTCGATTGGATGTTTTTAAAGGAGATGCTATTAAAGATGGGGTTCGGACACCGATGGATTAAATGGATGGATGCGGGAGTGTTTAATAGTAATATGTCAATCTTGGTGAACGAGAGTCCGTCAAGAGAATTTCAAGCTCAAAGGGGACTACGGCAAGGTGACCCGTTGTCACCATTTCTTTTCACTATTGTGTCTGAAGGACTTACAGGACTGGTGAGACAGGCTATTAGAGGAGGAGTGTATAGTGGCTTCAAGATAAGTGAAGATGTGTCGTATGGCAATTCGCAGACGATACAGTGTTGGTGGGGGATG GGAGCAAGTCAATTTCTTTGTTGTAAAATTGATAGCATACCGTTTATGTTTCTAGGGATAACGGTTGGTGGTAATCCGAGAAGATTAAGTTTCTGGAATCCGATTTTTGATAATATGAGGGCTAAGTTGTCTCCTTGGATTGGAAG GGCAAAAAAAGGTGTTGATTGGATAAGTTGGAGCACAGTTTGTATGAGGAAAGAAGATGGATGGTTAGGTGTAAAAGACATGGAAAAATTCAACAAGGCTTCGTTAACTAAGTGGCTATGGAGGTTCTTGAAGGAAGAGGGAGCAATATGGCAAGGGATTCTAGAGGAAAGGTATAGTCTTTTATATAAAAGATTATTATTTAAGAAACTAAGTGGTAGGCACTCCTTAGAATCAATATGGTGGAGAGACTTGATGAATATTGGTGATAGCAGTAGCGCTGTAGGATTCACTCGAAATATTTCAATTCGTATTGGCGATGGAAGCAAGGTGCCGTTTTGGAGCAGAAGATGGTTGGGTAGAAATGCATTGAGCTGTGAGTTTCCTAATCTGTTTCAGGTTCTGGATTGTGAAGTCAAAAGTGTGAAGGAAATGGGTGAGTGGGTGAACAATCAGTGGAAGTGGCGGATTGTGGAGTGTGAATCAAATCTGACCCAGGCAGAGTTAGAAGAATGGGGGGAGTTGAGATAG